A region from the Malus domestica chromosome 07, GDT2T_hap1 genome encodes:
- the LOC103428378 gene encoding ADP,ATP carrier protein 1, mitochondrial, protein MVDQVQHPSVVQKVAGQLLQQSIQGYDNGFQRPGMYQRRAYGNYTNAALQYPFMPACRATTDMSLVPSTASPIFVQAPAEKGHFLIDFLMGGVSAAVSKTAAAPIERVKLLIQNQDEMIKTGRLSQPYKGIGECFSRTIKEEGFGSLWRGNTANVIRYFPTQALNFAFKDYFKRLFNFKKDRDGYWKWFAGNLASGGAAGASSLFFVYSLDYARTRLANDAKAAKKGGERQFNGLVDVYRKTLKSDGIAGLYRGFNISCVGIIVYRGLYFGLYDSLKPVVLTGGLQDSFFASFALGWLITNGAGLASYPIDTVRRRMMMTSGEAVKYKSSLDAFQQILKNEGAKSLFKGAGANILRAIAGAGVLSGYDKLQLIVFGKKYGSGSG, encoded by the exons ATGGTTGATCAGGTTCAACATCCTTCTGTCGTCCAGAAGGTAGCTGGCCAGCTCCTTCAGCAATCTATCCAGGGTTACGATAATGGCTTCCAAAGACCAGGAATGTACCAAAGACGTGCTTATGGGAACTACACAAATGCTGCACTGCAGTATCCCTTCATGCCAGCATGCAGAGCTACCACTGATATGTCTTTGGTTCCATCAACTGCATCTCCTATCTTTGTTCAAGCCCCTGCGGAGAAAGGCCACTTTCTTATTGATTTTCTCATGGGCGGAGTCTCTGCTGCTGTATCTAAAACTGCTGCTGCCCCAATTGAGCGTGTCAAGCTGTTGATTCAGAACCAGGATGAGATGATCAAAACTGGTCGTTTGTCTCAACCCTACAAGGGCATTGGAGAGTGCTTTAGCCGTACAATCAAGGAAGAGGGTTTTGGTTCATTGTGGAGAGGGAACACTGCCAATGTTATCCGTTACTTCCCCACTCAG GCCTTGAACTTTGCATTCAAGGATTACTTCAAGAGGCTGTTCAACTTCAAGAAAGACAGGGACGGTTATTGGAAATGGTTTGCTGGTAACTTGGCTTCAGGAGGTGCCGCTGGtgcttcttctcttttctttgtctACTCTTTGGATTATGCTCGTACTCGTTTGGCTAATGATGCTAAAGCTGCAAAGAAAGGAGGAGAAAGACAATTCAATGGTCTGGTTGATGTCTACAGGAAGACATTGAAATCTGATGGAATTGCCGGTCTTTACCGTGGATTCAACATCTCTTGTGTTGGAATTATTGTCTACCGTGGTCTCTATTTTGGACTGTACGACTCACTGAAGCCTGTTGTCCTGACTGGAGGCTTGCAG GATAGTTTCTTCGCTAGCTTTGCCCTCGGTTGGCTCATCACCAATGGTGCTGGTCTTGCATCCTACCCAATTGACACTGTCCGCAGAAGAATGATGATGACCTCCGGTGAAGCCGTCAAGTACAAGAGTTCCCTGGATGCCTTCCAACAAATCTTGAAGAATGAGGGTGCCAAGTCTCTCTTCAAGGGTGCTGGTGCTAACATCCTCCGTGCCATTGCTGGTGCTGGTGTGCTGTCTGGTTATGACAAGCTACAGCTGATTGTGTTCGGCAAGAAGTACGGATCTGGTTCCGGTTAA
- the LOC103438396 gene encoding uncharacterized protein isoform X1 — protein MEPAKIDWKSLEWRFVEDKYYEQINAPKWFDFLNPNDNSVDDQAWFCRPGCKHPKTAEDFLKSSPPKVPSPAVVPEVSPLGDKVQRDVKLKRRGLNQSSIYPTNNSRFKEEGENQNPNLSTPPMNQAKAMKATIKSSTEKKQPIESTLPNDEVLPKLRSTLSARNLFAGRDLLNQITDFCSELKRMAMRAREGEDVENSDVRKSPAGLQEEVVKEECNREVFGELKGRETERMPLFEVDKGKTERQMGRSPLLEVNKGKNGRQMKRTPLLEVSKMNTEGMEGSNSEKPRRKKRDDEAENIPIPLSLENVKRKGGESLLQIRTNPPSPQCFSTTRPPSKITPSKASKSKLMERGVRGEVEQNKKVVVNKEDSTEKGKNVCVVDGREARALDVFWFLKPCTTLST, from the exons ATGGAACCAGCAAAAATCGATTGGAAAAGTTTAGAGTGGAGATTCGTAGAGGACAAATACTACGAGCAAATAAACGCGCCCAAGTGGTTCGATTTCTTGAACCCCAATGACAATTCCGTCGACGATCAGGCCTGGTTTTGCCGACCCG GATGCAAGCATCCCAAGACGGCTGAGGATTTTCTCAAGTCATCACCTCCCAAG GTTCCGAGCCCCGCTGTTGTTCCTGAAGTTTCTCCACTTGGTGATAAAGTCCAGAG AGATGTGAAACTGAAGAGAAGAGGGTTgaatcaatcttcaatttacCCGACTAATAATTCAAGATTCAAGGAAGAAGGTGAAAATCAGAACCCCAATCTATCAACCCCTCCAATGAACCAAGCTAAGGCCATGAAGGCAACAATCAAATCAAGCACAGAGAAGAAGCAACCAATTGAGAGCACCCTGCCGAACGATGAGGTGCTTCCTAAGCTTAGAAGCACGCTGTCAGCGAGGAATTTATTTGCGGGGAGGGATCTTCTGAATCAGATTACGGACTTCTGTTCCGAATTGAAGAGAATGGCTATGAGAGCGAGGGAGGGAGAGGATGTGGAGAATTCGGATGTGAGGAAAAGCCCAGCGGGCTTGCAGGAAGAGGTAGTGAAGGAGGAGTGTAACCGTGAGGTTTTTGGGGAGTTGAAAGGGAGGGAAACAGAGAGAATGCCGCTGTTTGAGGTGGATAAAGGGAAAACTGAGAGGCAAATGGGGAGAAGTCCATTGCTGGAGGTTAATAAAGGGAAAAATGGGAGGCAAATGAAGAGAACGCCATTGCTTGAGGTGAGCAAAATGAACACTGAAGGAATGGAGGGGAGCAATTCAGAGAAGCCAAGGAGGAAAAA AAGAGATGACGAGGCAGAGAACATCCCAATCCCTCTAAGTTTAGAGAATGTTAAGCGCAAAGGGGGCGAGAGCTTGTTGCAAATCCGGACCAACCCTCCCTCTCCTCAATGCTTTTCTACAACAAGGCCTCCCAGCAAAATCACACCTTCAAAAGCTTCCAAGTCCAAGCTGATG GAAAGGGGAGTTCGTGGAGAGGTAGAGCAAAACAAAAAGGTGGTGGTGAACAAGGAGGATTCCACAGAGAAAGGCAAAAACGTTTGTGTAGTCGATGGAAGAGAAGCTAGAGCCCTCGACGTTTTCTGGTTTCTAAAACCTTGCACGACACTTTCCACCTAA
- the LOC103438395 gene encoding E3 ubiquitin-protein ligase BIG BROTHER, with amino-acid sequence MNENGHMEVHYLDTGFPYTPTEGFMGFFDGLSHVPMNYGLAMPMHDQETAYWSMNMSSYKVLPSGPESTSYYGTYEVNDHLPRMDVSRRSWEYPSVMNAEEPANTDSHLEEDAVMEAQATPTPEECIQNQQNISTSEVAWQEDIDPDNMTYEELLDLGEAVGTQSRGLSDELISLLPLSKYKCGNFFLRKKSGERCVICQMQYKRGDRQITLPCKHVYHSECISKWLGINKVCPVCNLEVFGEESRH; translated from the exons ATGAATGAGAATGGACATATGGAAGTGCATTACCTAGACACCGGCTTTCCTTACACACCTACCGAAGGCTTCATGGGTTTCTTTGACGGTCTTTCTCATGTACCGATGAATTATGGTCTTGCCATGCCAATGCATGATCAG GAAACTGCGTACTGGTCAATGAACATGAGTTCGTACAAGGTTTTACCATCTGGTCCAGAGAGTACTTCTTATTACGGTACTTATGAGGTAAATGATCATTTACCAAGAATGGACGTCAGCAGGAGGAGTTGGGAGTACCCTTCAGTGATGAATGCAGAAGAGCCTGCAAACACCGACTCACACCTAGAAGAAGATGCTGTCATGGAAGCGCAAGCTACACCTACACCTGAGGAAT GTATTCAGAATCAGCAAAATATAAGTACTTCTGAG GTTGCATGGCAAGAGGACATTGATCCTGATAACATGACCTATGAG GAATTACTTGACTTGGGTGAGGCAGTTGGCACTCAAAGCCGAGGTCTTTCCGACGAACTTATTAGTTTGCTTCCATTGTCAAAATACAAGTGTGGAAACTTCTTTTTAAGGAAAAAATCCGGAGAGAG GTGTGTGATTTGCCAGATGCAGTATAAAAGAGGGGATCGACAAATCACATTGCCATGCAAACATGTCTACCATAGCGAATGCATCAGCAAATGGCTCGGTATCAACAAG GTATGCCCAGTTTGCAACCTCGAGGTTTTCGGTGAGGAGTCAAGGCATTAG
- the LOC103438396 gene encoding uncharacterized protein isoform X2, whose amino-acid sequence MEPAKIDWKSLEWRFVEDKYYEQINAPKWFDFLNPNDNSVDDQAWFCRPGCKHPKTAEDFLKSSPPKVPSPAVVPEVSPLGDKVQRDVKLKRRGLNQSSIYPTNNSRFKEEGENQNPNLSTPPMNQAKAMKATIKSSTEKKQPIESTLPNDEVLPKLRSTLSARNLFAGRDLLNQITDFCSELKRMAMRAREGEDVENSDVRKSPAGLQEEVVKEECNREVFGELKGRETERMPLFEVDKGKTERQMGRSPLLEVNKGKNGRQMKRTPLLEVSKMNTEGMEGSNSEKPRRKKRDDEAENIPIPLSLENVKRKGGESLRKKRDDEAENVPIPLSLENVKHKGGESLLQIRTNPPSPQRFSATRPPSKITPSKASKSKLMERRILGEAEQNKKVVASKDDSTEKGKNVCLVDGREARALDVFWFLKPCTTLST is encoded by the exons ATGGAACCAGCAAAAATCGATTGGAAAAGTTTAGAGTGGAGATTCGTAGAGGACAAATACTACGAGCAAATAAACGCGCCCAAGTGGTTCGATTTCTTGAACCCCAATGACAATTCCGTCGACGATCAGGCCTGGTTTTGCCGACCCG GATGCAAGCATCCCAAGACGGCTGAGGATTTTCTCAAGTCATCACCTCCCAAG GTTCCGAGCCCCGCTGTTGTTCCTGAAGTTTCTCCACTTGGTGATAAAGTCCAGAG AGATGTGAAACTGAAGAGAAGAGGGTTgaatcaatcttcaatttacCCGACTAATAATTCAAGATTCAAGGAAGAAGGTGAAAATCAGAACCCCAATCTATCAACCCCTCCAATGAACCAAGCTAAGGCCATGAAGGCAACAATCAAATCAAGCACAGAGAAGAAGCAACCAATTGAGAGCACCCTGCCGAACGATGAGGTGCTTCCTAAGCTTAGAAGCACGCTGTCAGCGAGGAATTTATTTGCGGGGAGGGATCTTCTGAATCAGATTACGGACTTCTGTTCCGAATTGAAGAGAATGGCTATGAGAGCGAGGGAGGGAGAGGATGTGGAGAATTCGGATGTGAGGAAAAGCCCAGCGGGCTTGCAGGAAGAGGTAGTGAAGGAGGAGTGTAACCGTGAGGTTTTTGGGGAGTTGAAAGGGAGGGAAACAGAGAGAATGCCGCTGTTTGAGGTGGATAAAGGGAAAACTGAGAGGCAAATGGGGAGAAGTCCATTGCTGGAGGTTAATAAAGGGAAAAATGGGAGGCAAATGAAGAGAACGCCATTGCTTGAGGTGAGCAAAATGAACACTGAAGGAATGGAGGGGAGCAATTCAGAGAAGCCAAGGAGGAAAAA AAGAGATGACGAGGCAGAGAACATCCCAATCCCTCTAAGTTTAGAGAATGTTAAGCGCAAAGGGGGCGAGAGCTT GAGGAAAAA AAGAGATGACGAGGCAGAGAACGTCCCAATCCCTCTAAGCTTAGAGAATGTTAAGCACAAAGGGGGCGAGAGCTTGTTGCAAATCCGGACCAACCCTCCCTCTCCTCAACGCTTTTCTGCAACAAGGCCTCCCAGCAAAATCACACCTTCAAAAGCTTCCAAGTCCAAGCTGATG gaaaggagaattcttggagaGGCAGAGCAAAACAAAAAGGTGGTGGCGAGCAAGGACGATTCCACGGAGAAAGGCAAAAACGTTTGTCTAGTTGATGGAAGAGAAGCTAGAGCCCTCGACGTTTTCTGGTTTCTAAAACCTTGCACAACCCTTTCCACATAA